A window of Magnolia sinica isolate HGM2019 chromosome 13, MsV1, whole genome shotgun sequence genomic DNA:
TCGTCATATCTCTTTTCTTGACCATCTATTTTCATATATACCACTTATAGAAGCTCAAGGATTCTCCAATTGGAGACTTTTTAAGAGCAAAACCCATCCACTGTAGGCTCCACCCTAGCAACGATCTGGATCACTCCACCATGGATCCACTGTGGGCTCCTTGTCCGAAGATTATAGAATTGAACAAGTGTACGGGAAAGCTCCCGTTCAAAAATCAATCTTCGCCGGTAGTTGTTATGGCTTAGAGGCCGGTTCCTCTGCAAGAAACAGGCTTATTTTAAATGTgttgcgtgtggggcccaccgtacatGTCATTCACCTCACCATTGGATGGatgcccattgttttctatagtgtggcccaccaaatgattggattggcctgataTATGGGGAATCCTATCATGATGTAGGGGCTCAAGTGATAAACTGATTGAAATGGCATATAAAAATATAGTAGGCCCCAGCTAAGAAACAAAaggacaaccatccaaaaacctccaaattcacatatttacattgtggtccacttgatggttggatcagctttATTTGTGGGGGGTCTAAATCTAATGATGGGGCTCATGTAATGCATTGGATGCCATAAGCACGCCCCGGTGGGCCATGTCCATCACTTACAGAAGAAGCTTATTACATAAGAACGTGCAGGGAAATGGAGAAAAGAGATCGTTTTGGCCTTTGTAAATAAAAGAAGATGAGGATTCCCTGCACGCCACAGCCGTTGACGGGGCCAAGTATAATTTTTGAACTAATCTCCACGTGGACAACAATAATCCCGCGTGAGGTAAGTACGTATTCTTCTCTCTCCGTAgagaaatgctctagtgctcTCAGAACACAATAAGTTATAGAACTCCTATCTGCATTGGGACATTTAGATGGTCCAACCCATTGATCTAGACTATTCATTAGGTTCAACTCACATTTCATGGAATACTATGCAAAAATCATACAATGCGacaaatatgaaccatttgatATATGGCATGTAatatggatggctaagattgttAACACAAAATAAGTCCAATAAAAAAATGATCCATCTGTTTGTTAGGACCCATCATGGATTGTGTGTGAGTGGGAAAGATACacttttgcatggtagcccatgaaaataTGTTttggacttaatggacggttcagatcaaccaattggactgtccaagtgaacctaCACAACTAGGAGTATTATAACTAATATTGCTCTCACATATGAGAGCAATGGAGCATTTCTCTTCTCTCtatataataatatatgtatCATTGTACTGCTATTCGATTCCATCCAAAGTCTCAccaaagcctctctctctctctctctctctctctctctctccaaagacTCGCCAAAACCTTCCCCCGGCCTCCCGCTCTCTCCGTCTCATATCAGATTTCAAGCATATATGGCAAAGGAAAGGAAAGCTTTGCCGATTGAAACAACGTTCAAGCTACCAGCTCCACTACCACCGTGGCCATCAGGTAACTTCCAAACACCAGCGTGTTGGCAGGAGTTGTAGGGTCCGAAACGATACAACTTAGGAGCAGTGTAGCTTAAAAGTCCATTAAGAGCGTTCGAGCATCCGTGAACCCAACACCACGGAGCTATAAGGACtccgtgaggcccactgtgatctatttattttatccatgccgttcatccgttttaccagctcatatgagatcatgagctcaaaattaaaacatatgaaaggcacaagtgaaccacaccacacaaaatagtgaggattgaatgcctaccgttgaaaacttcttgagggccatcaATCTTATAttcgtgttttctcttcatccaggtccgagTGATCTCATGCAACCccatggtttcctgtggtgtggtctactttagctttggatatgcttcaattttgtttttatgctctaaaatgagctggaaaaacgggtggatggagtggataaaacacatacaacatgatggccCTGCAGTCCTTACACCACTAGCTTCATGGTGTTGGGTTCACCAGGCATTCGGCATcccacttggacagtccaacctaccaatctgaaccgtccattaaatctAAAAACATTCGAAGGGCCACCGTGCAAAATTAGCAATGATTGAATAATCAATTTGCCCTTAGTTTCTATAGGCATCCTCTAAGCCATGGATCAGATAGCTACAATTCACTAAAAAAAAGGTGATACTTCAGAATCAAAAGTAATCATGATCgatcctaacaaatagatggatcaaataacTGCTCGGACCTGtaaatgatcttaaccgtccaaattAAAGGCCAATcaaatggatgatattttttttgatcaggctgatttttgtgtgGTAGGCCatgtgttggacctaatgaagagtctagatcaatggattgcatTGTATAACTGCCCCAGTGCAGCCAGGAGTACTAGAGCTTATGGGGCTCTCAGAGCGCTGGAGCATTTCTCTATCTTTAAATGGTGAATGATCACATTTGATTTCGTCGGAACTTACGGTAACTACCATACGTTCCAGCTGTATGGGTCCATCCATGATGTCTACATGGAATCCATACCGTGCATCTGGTGCACCTCCTCATGGAAATCGGATCCTCTGCTTGAGCTTTGGAGCGTCCCTTCATGATCCGGATTCCTCTTCATGATCTTCTCATATCCCAAGAATCGTCCCTCACCTAAATTCTGTAGTGGCTTAAGATTTGGTGTGTCCCTTAATCCTGGTGGGATGCAACTGATgactgggttggatgacatattaAAAAACAATGTGGATCCCACATTCGATTCGGAAGATTCTACTGTGGGCATCCCCTCCAGATCAATGTCCCCTGTTGTTCCCTTTAGTGTGGCCGACTTGAGTTAGGAATCAGGCTGGATTGTGGACCTTAGCCTAATAtcaggggacacatcaaatggacgggttggatggcactcaCGCACCACATATTGTTCGGCACGGCATGAATGTACGGTAAATAATGTAATGTGATCATTCTCCATTTAAAATAGTTATAGATTGGTCATTGGTACAATGGTTACTGGCGTATGCATTGTCACCGGTGAGGCAACAGGTCAAACCGagtgactcggctcgagtcatcATGAATCATGTTGAGTTGGTCGAATCAGTGTGTCCAACCATCGCCCCATGTACTGAATCCTATGTCTGAACCACAGTATAAAAACTCGACTTgcccgagtcaactcggctcggccagatTTCAGCAGGGTCAAGAGAAACTCGATCTTGTCACGACACGGTCAGAACTCAGAAGACATAATCTCtacttgaaaaaataaaaaaataaaaaaaatcagtaaaACCCGACAAAAACACTCAACAGAGGTACGACCAAACTCGATATAGCTCGAGTTGGCTCAGTacaactcaacttgactcagcaCAACTGGGCTTTTAGTCGACTCAAGTTTTCTTGTTCATAAACCATGGCCCGCAGAAACGAAAATGGGTGCCCAGGGCTAGGAATCTACAGTTTCTCTTTCTATATGGGTTTCTTTACTTCAAGCATTTCCTTCAATGAGTTCATTTGTCTGAGGCTTGGCTATTGAATTACAGGTGGGGGATTTGCCAAAGGGAGTATAGATCTTGGTGGACTCGAGGTGTATCAGCTCTCTACTTTCACTAGGGTTTGGGCTACACATGAAGGTGGACCCGATAACCTAGGCGCCACATTTCTCAAACCTTCAAACATACCCGACGGATTCTTCATGCTAGGTTGCTATTGCCAGCCCAACAACAAGCCTCTATTTGGGTGGGTACTTGTCGGAAAAGGCAACGGTGAAGATAGCTCCGATGCTGCCGGGGGAACACTTTCGAAGCCGGTGGATTACACGCTCATTTGGAGCAGTGAATCCACGAAAATTAAGGAAGATGGTCATGGCTACATTTGGTTACCAGCCCCACCCCAAGGGTATGTAGCTGTGGGGCACATCGTCACAAACTCTCCAGACAAACCATCCCTTGATGAAATCCGATGCGTCCGTTCCGACCTCACCGACCAGTGCGAGAATGAAACATTGATATGGGGTACCAATCAGAAAAATAATTCCAGTGGGATCAACATCTATAGTTCAAGACCCACCACTAGGGGGACCCAAGCTCTAGGTGTATGTGTGGGAACATTTCTAGCTCAGGTAGATGGCAGTTCTTCACCATTAGCTTGTTTAAAAAACAAGGACTCCAATCGATCTAATATGCCTAACCTCACCCAAATTGAGGCACTGATGCAAGCTTACTCTCCATTGATCTACTTCCATCCTGATGAGTCCTACTTACCCTCATCAGTCACCTGGTTCTTCAACAATGGAGCTCTACTCTACAAACAAGGCGACGCAACCCCAACACCGATTGACCCAACCGGTTCGAACCTCCCCCAGGGTGGTTCGAATGATGGGACTTATTGGTTAGATCTACCCGTTGATAAGCAGGCCAGAAAAAAGACCAAGAGGGGTGAATTGAAAAGCACGGTTTGTTACTTGCACGTGAAACCGATGCTCGGCGCAACGTTCACCGACATGGCCATTTGGGTCTTCTACCCGTTTAACGGGCCCGCGAGGGCTAAGCTCCTGTTGGTCAATATACCACTGGGGAAGATAGGGCAACATGTGGGTGATTGGGAGCATGTGACATTGAGGGTAAGCAATTTGAATGGGGAGCTATGGAGAGTGTACATGTCACAACATAGCAATGGAAGGTGGTTGGATGCAGCAGAGCTAGAGTTTGAAGGAGGAAACAAGGTTGTATCGTACGCATCCTTGAATGGCCATGCAATGTATCCTAAGCCAGGGCTAGTGCTACAAGGGAATAGCACATTGCGCATAGGCATAAGGAATGACacaaagaaagggaagctcaGTATGGACACAGGCGCCACGTTCCAAGTGGTCGCAGCCGAGTACTTAGGTTCGATCGTGGAGCCACCATGGCTAGGGTATTTGAGGAAATGGGGCCCAACAACTAACAACACTCCCAAGTTGTTGGGATTTCTACCAAGGGAAGTGTTCGGGGAAGACGGGCCCACTGGGCCCAAGGTGAAGCGTAGTTGGGATGGAGATGAAATTTGAGTGTATTGTTAGCAGAATATTAATGTGTGCATGTAGATTTGTCTGTATGAATGTTTGCTGGTGCTGTCATTCTCACACATGCACCAGCTGTTTGGTTGccgctgcttcttcttcttcttcttcttcttcttcttctttttacttatttttatttattattttttaaatacaatttctcagtttatttattttttcaaatttctcaaTCCGGCAAATAACTTGGTTTTATATTGTCAGTTTGTTGAGCTTTGGACTGCGGAATCATTCAGAGATGGATccaagatagcaatccaagagcaccaagcaaacacaagaaaacacaaaaaatttaaCGTAAAAAactcttttgggaaaaaaccacggcataaagcgacaaatcttcactgtgaaagcagaaattataaagagaaaaagagttacctgattcaaacaagcttgaatctcacccttactacaccctatgcaaaccctagaacccttttagaaagacttagaatcccttagaataatACCTCTCATTCCCGTTTAtccccatatatatatagttttaggaaCAAAATCgaaaagaatcataaacgaaatcggaaatAAATCCATCACTTTTGCAGTTGCGCGAAAAATCTGtgcagaatctgattagatttaagacatcaaatacaacaatatccaccatatcttcaatcttcaaacgtgtagatccttgtcctcttctcttatttttctcTCGCATCATAGTTTTATCaatgcttcttgtgcacactgtCTTACTTTTAAGCCATtgctaagcccagagaagttgcgcagaaattgaacttctctatataAACAACCTTGGTAAGCATCTTTGCTATATTTATGCTGGTGTGAATATTCTCCAAAGTTACACCTCTTTCCTTAAGCACTTGTCGGATTAAATGGTGACAagcatcaatgtgtttagtatgagagtgataaacaaaatttttagccaaattgatagcgccctcgctatcacagttaaccggcatgGACTCTTACTGAAGTCCCAACAGATTTATCATCCCTCTGATCCAAACACTttctttaaacgcttccatcactaccatatattctgcttttcGGTCGTAGAAAGAGCGACtacagactgaagctttgacattcaACTGATTACTCTACATGTcaatacaaacgagtatcctgaagttaactttctaaaattcaaattgcctgcgtaatctgaatccgcatacccaaccaactttgtccatgtcttctcaaaagttaaaacGTAGttttttgtacctcgaatgtatcgaaatagccatttcactgcttcaAAATGTTatttgccggggtttgacatgtagtTACTCACAACACCGGCTacttgtgaaatatctggtctcgtacaaaccataacatacattaaactgccaaccgtaTTCAAATAAGGCATATGAGACATAAACTGTTTTTCTTTATTTGATTTAGGATATTGTTATGAGGAAAGCATGAAGTGAGCGCATGGGgaatgctcaccggctttgcttggtccatcccatacttgatcagcacgttttcaaggtattctgcctgtgataaccaaagcctgttcctcttcctgtctttataaatatctataccgagaaccctctttgcagccctccAGTTCTTTCATATCAAATGTCCTTAataactaagtcttcagtacattgatttcagatatttcatgacaggcgatcaacatatcatcaacatacaactgcctcaacatgaaagaatttttataccactgcctaggcaactATTTCAGGctgtacaatgacctcattaacctgcaaacaattttctctgcccctttaacatCGTAGCCCTCTGatttcttcatgtagatctactcttccaactccccgtgtAGGAATGTAATcttaacatccatctgttccatatcgagatcgtattgggcaaccagcgccaacacgaatttgATGGATACTTGTTTAACCACTGACATGAATATCTTTGAGAAGTCAATTAATTCTCTTTGAGCATattccttcgctaccaacctcactTTGTATAtatcttgttttctttttaataatcacttgcatcctatcacttttcggcccagtagaagctccatcagctcccatgtgtgatttttgtgtaacgagtccatatcagaattcttaaaagctggaatAAAACAACAATCAGATAATACCTTCATGCCCCACttactcatgtggcccagacgagaaTGTCACATACGTACAGAAGTGGAATCTGCAACAGTTATTACTGCTCCACATGCTGAATTGcttccgatcaacctgtaaaagtttccgtgcctttgcgctctcataaccacaagtgctccttttgaaactttaaggacaccatcaatgccagtgaacttgcaccctatagcctcgagtgcaccgagagaaattaaacttttcttcatatcaggaacgtgcttgaaattagtcaaggtacgctctatcccattaaacatcttaatgcTCATAGTAccaataaccacaacattacaagcattgtcattacccataaaaatCTATCTATCATCGCATTCCTTATAACttgtgaaccaactctgatgaggagtcatgtggtatgatgctcctgtgtcaaggatccactcatctctaagatTGTCATACAAGTGTCCGACCATATACACAGACAGAATATcgccaccacttgtctcttcatcagatgtgacaatattggcctccttagaagaagcctctaagttttcttttttgctttaggATTGGCACAATTCCttttcatgtgtccagtcatcccacaattccaacactttaattttcctttgcccttgacATTCGATTTGGAtgtaggtcttgaagatcctgtacctcgctcagtaTTTCTTCCCCTCGTaaacagtgcatcggaagatgtctcCATGCTGctatttagctttctcatagccttctcttaaagggctgagataacgatgtCGATACTtggggttttatttgcggtgaaCATTGTGTCCtcgaatgactcatacgatgtcgaaagaaaattcaacaacatacatgcttattcctcatctttgatcactttctccatatccagcagtttgcaaactaatttattaaagttgttgatatgGGCTTCCATATTTTcgccctctgccatcttgaaattATATAGTTGTagtttcaagtgtaggtgattttcagaagattttttcACATacatatcctctaacttcgcccataaattagccgcagttttctccttcAAAACATCATAGAAAACCTCATCgttgagacataaacggatggagGCTAAAACATTATTATTAAGAGTAtctcattcttcatctttcatagtcgatttctgctcctcaagagccttagctTCGCCTTtcttggttaatagactaatcatcttaatcttctgtaaatcaaaattattttcacctgagtacttctcaatatcaaacttggcgttTCCCATTGATGTTGATCCTGTAGATCTAGATATGTACcccaacgatagctctgataccactttttgGGTTTTAGACAACGgaatcacacaaagatgaatctaggataacaatccaagagcactaagcaaacacaagagaacacaaagatttaacctggaaaatcctttcgggaaaaaaccacggcacaaagcaacaaatcttcattatgaaaacaaaaattacaaagagaaaagatttATCGGATTTAAACAAATTTGAATCTCACCCTTTGCAAACCCTAAAACTTTTTTAGAAAGCCTTATAATCCCTTAGAATAATACATTCCAATACCCGTTTACATCCACATATATAGTTTCAaaagaatctcaaacaaaattGGAAAGAATTATAAACAAAATCGGAAATAAATCCCGCACTTTTGTAGTTGTGCAaaaaatctgcgcagaatctgATTACATTTACAATATCAAATGCAACATAAGTTTTACAATTTATGATTGAATTTTTATATTTTCGGGACGCTAGGTAGGCctgagagagtgagaaagagaggaAATAAATACGCTCAATCATCCAAAATGTTTGCCCGTGGTAGTGGGGGGATAGCATCCCCGCGCATTCTTAATGCTCTGGTTGGTTTCAGAAATGTGTGTCGCAAACGCGACACGGTCGGTAAAGATGTATGATCGTGTTTGGAGGGAGCGGATTAAGTGTTGCCCGGCCTCACCTAACACGTGTGGCCATGACTGTGGGGCCATCTCGATATACATGTTGTATATACATGTAGTCTAtctattttgatagctcattttagtacatgatgagaaaaaataaagtagatccaaatcttactaAAGTAGCGACTGACCGGTAGAAACTTttcgtgggctacaaaagttttggatcatgctaatatttatgtttttccttcatataaGTCCGTGTGATTTTATCCacgggttgggtggaaaataaaaattaaggttacgtaagtttttaatggtgggcgcttaatcactactgtttcctacggtATAGTCTACCTAGAATTTAAACCTAATTTATTTTTGAGCCCACACGCAAAACGGATGTAcgatggatatacaatgcatacatgaaAGTGGGACTACAGTATAGGCCGCACCCAATCGGCTCCCCATGGAGGATACCTTAAAAATTGTGCTGATTGGACAATCTGAACAGCCCAACTGGTGGCGTcactaaatggacggttaaaagcgGCTGTTTAATATTCCAATATCCGttggaaaaatcagatggtcTAAATCATTCCATAAGCATGATCATCAGTCCATGTTCCATCCACTATAACATGGCACAATtcggacggtccagattggaaaacaaacatttGTATTCGAACAAACGAAATAAACAAAGAATATGGTCGGTGGAGATTCTAGTCTCTCTATTGTTGTGAAATCATATTTATTTTGTGATGAAATTGTGGGCAAGATTGTCAACGAAGAAGACGCGTACGTCAGAGATATGGCCACCTATTCTTATTCAATGATATGATCGCGTTCAGCATCTCTTCACAGTATACACCGTTTTTCAATTCGgagaagtagggcccacctttcggTAATCCAGAACATTAGTATGGTAAATATCCATGTTGATGGAAGATACTCTAAAAATCTCCGGCCACAGTCCAATCACAACATTTCGATTTGTGGCCTATAGCTAGTGGAAGAAATACAAGAGCTGTCCACGTTCCACTGAAAAACGTCTCACTATGTAATCTTCCGCAATTTTTTATGAGTCGCCATCAAACCGATTGTCTGGATTAccaaacggtggggcccacttgtcagGTTGAAACGCGGGTACTGTCCAAGGGCGCGTTTTCGTCTTATATATCGCGATAATTAATGATTTTCACGTGGAAGCCACGATGATCGGTTGGCAaatttggacgcggattgcgtcctgcctgtGCAGGGGACGGACTAAGGCCTGGGGTTCTCtgtgggcccgctgtgatgtatgtgtttcattcacaccgtccatccattttacccgatcattttaggatatgaattcgaaaattgaagcagatccaagactcaggtggaccacacaacaggaacgCCCCctattaaagtttttttttttgatcaatctgatatttgtgtttgtccTTCGTATACCCTTAAAATGTTCTtccaaaattgatggatgggTGGATAATATCATAGTGGGACCGAGTCTTGCTAGGCATGGTAACGATGCAATCCGCCTCCACTGTAAATGAGGCGGATTGCGTGATAGCATACAGACTCAGTCAAGGCATGGGCtttattgggcccacaatgatgcgtTTGTTTTGTCCGTACAGTCCGTTCATTTTAAGGGTGTACGTACAGTCCGTTCATTTTAATCACTTCATTGCAGGAGCCCAAGAGTcaaaagtgggaattgaatgcccatcattaaaaatttactGGAAGCTCCCGAAGTTTTGATGAGGTTGTTCTTTCGAGGTTCAAGCCTGAAAATGATCTTGGGagaatggatggaccgtgtggacaaaacccatacattacagtggggcccacagctctgGCCGAAACCAAGTCTATTCAAGCGGGGTACTATTGTGATATATGGGTTTAATCTATacggtctatccatttttccaagatcatttgagggcttgagcctaaaaagaTCCAGGGCTCAAGTGGGcgacaccacaagaagcagctgATAGTGATTccccgccattgaaacctttctagggctcacggtggtgtttatttgccatccaaccttatATAGTCGCGTGTAtaggggaaaacataaatattagcttgatcaaaacttatgTTAGCGCCTAAAGTCTTTAGCAGTGGGCATTTAATCATTGTGTTGTCCACTCGAGCTTAGGATCTGCCTCATCGCAGGCAGCTGCTTTTGTCTTGTGCTACATAATCTTATGCtcgtaccctaaaatgacat
This region includes:
- the LOC131222658 gene encoding hypothetical protein At1g04090-like codes for the protein MAKERKALPIETTFKLPAPLPPWPSGGGFAKGSIDLGGLEVYQLSTFTRVWATHEGGPDNLGATFLKPSNIPDGFFMLGCYCQPNNKPLFGWVLVGKGNGEDSSDAAGGTLSKPVDYTLIWSSESTKIKEDGHGYIWLPAPPQGYVAVGHIVTNSPDKPSLDEIRCVRSDLTDQCENETLIWGTNQKNNSSGINIYSSRPTTRGTQALGVCVGTFLAQVDGSSSPLACLKNKDSNRSNMPNLTQIEALMQAYSPLIYFHPDESYLPSSVTWFFNNGALLYKQGDATPTPIDPTGSNLPQGGSNDGTYWLDLPVDKQARKKTKRGELKSTVCYLHVKPMLGATFTDMAIWVFYPFNGPARAKLLLVNIPLGKIGQHVGDWEHVTLRVSNLNGELWRVYMSQHSNGRWLDAAELEFEGGNKVVSYASLNGHAMYPKPGLVLQGNSTLRIGIRNDTKKGKLSMDTGATFQVVAAEYLGSIVEPPWLGYLRKWGPTTNNTPKLLGFLPREVFGEDGPTGPKVKRSWDGDEI